CGCCAGCGCGCAGAAAACGAACAGCGCGATCAACGCGCCCGGCGGCGACCACTGGCCGACGCCTTCCGCGCTGAGCCAGAGCAGCAGCGTCACCGTTGCGCCGCTGATCAGCAGCAGTAGCGCCTGCGACAGGCCCGTCAGGCTCGCCTGACGACGCTGCGCCCGCTGCCAGCGCGCTTCGGTTTCGTCCAGTCGCGCGCGGCTCGCCTCGAGGCCGCCGTAGAGCGCCAGTTCCGCCTGCGCCTGCAGCCAGCCGGTCAGCTGTAGCCGGTAGCGCGCGCGCTGCGCGGTAATGGTCTCGCCAGCCGGACGGCCGATACGGTAAAACAGCGGTGGCAGCAACAGCAATGTCAGCAGCATGATGCCGCCCAACGTCAGTGCCAGCGCGCGGTCCAGCCAGCTCAGGCCGACCGTTACCACGATAATCACCATCAACGCGCCGACAAAAGGCGAAATGATGCGCAGATAGAGATGATCGAGCGTATCAACATCGGCGACAAAACGGTTAAGCAGGTCGCCCTGGCGAAAGCGCGCCAGGCCCGCCGGCGACAGTGGGAGCAGACGGCTGAAAGTGAATACGCGCAGATGTTGCAACACGCGGAAGGTGCCGTCATGGCTGACCAGCCGCTCAAAATAGCGCGCAACGGTGCGTATGATAGCCGCGCCGCGCACGCCCGCCGCAGGCAGCATGTAATTAAAGCTGTAGAGCCCGGCGGCGCCCGCCAGCGACGAAGCGGCGAGGAACCAGCCGGAGAGGGTCAGCAGTCCGACGCTGGCCAGCAGCGTCACAATAGCCAGCACGATGCCAAGCGCCAGCCGCCAGAAATGACGGCGATAGAGCCGCAGAAAAGGTCGCAGAGTGGTCATGATGACTGTTCCTCCTGACGGTGGCTCAGCAGGGCGGTAAAGGCACCCTGCTGTTGGGTTAGCTGTTGCCAGCTGCCGCGCTGAACAAGCTGGCCGTCGCGCATCACCCAGATTTCATCCCACTGCGCCAGCTCATTAAGCTGATGGGTCACCATCAGCGTGGTTTGCTGATGCGATGCGGCGCGCAGCGCCTGCATCACATGCTGTTCGCTGCGCGCGTCCAGACTGGCACCCGGCTCATCCAGCAACAGCAGACAGCACGGCTTCAGCAGCGCGCGCGCCACCGCAATACGCTGCGCCTGGCCGACAGAAAGGCCCGCGCTCTGGTCGCCGATGGCGCTGTCCAGCCCCTGCGGCAGCC
This DNA window, taken from Mixta gaviniae, encodes the following:
- the cydC gene encoding heme ABC transporter ATP-binding protein/permease CydC, whose amino-acid sequence is MTTLRPFLRLYRRHFWRLALGIVLAIVTLLASVGLLTLSGWFLAASSLAGAAGLYSFNYMLPAAGVRGAAIIRTVARYFERLVSHDGTFRVLQHLRVFTFSRLLPLSPAGLARFRQGDLLNRFVADVDTLDHLYLRIISPFVGALMVIIVVTVGLSWLDRALALTLGGIMLLTLLLLPPLFYRIGRPAGETITAQRARYRLQLTGWLQAQAELALYGGLEASRARLDETEARWQRAQRRQASLTGLSQALLLLISGATVTLLLWLSAEGVGQWSPPGALIALFVFCALAAFEALAPVGAAFLHLGQVFASASRIQQIIGQPSGVRFSEKQPVSSAARGALAVIDVSFSYPNAVTPALRHLSLRVQPGETVALLGPTGCGKTTLLQLLTRAWDPQAGEIHLGQQPLSEWSEPALRAEISVVSQRVHLFNQTLRDNLLLAAPDSSDDALRAVLAQVGLEKLLSGEQGLNAWLGEGGRQLSGGELRRLAIARALLHNSPLMLLDEPTEGLDAETEKHILALLARVTANKTVIMVTHRLQGLSDVDRIYVMDDGEIIEQGSHQALMSKRGRYWHFQQRFTL